A portion of the Chryseobacterium tructae genome contains these proteins:
- a CDS encoding SRPBCC family protein has protein sequence MKTLLKLIGAILLLVIVYAVVAMLTFSKDYHYEKSIVINAPKEKVWLHTNSLKAYNTWDPFSKEIKNFSVTYSGTGDQIGDSYHWKGDDSEGEQSITAISPNEKLVTQLHFIKPFEGTAKSNIVLASEGNGTKVTWMIDNELNAMMKIMRPMMNSNMDKMFGQGLNDLKKLSEK, from the coding sequence ATGAAAACACTCTTAAAATTGATCGGCGCTATTCTTCTGCTGGTTATCGTATATGCAGTAGTTGCCATGTTGACCTTTAGTAAAGATTATCATTATGAAAAATCTATTGTCATTAATGCTCCCAAAGAAAAAGTATGGCTGCATACAAATTCTTTAAAGGCATATAATACATGGGATCCTTTTTCTAAAGAAATCAAGAATTTCTCAGTTACTTATTCGGGAACAGGGGATCAAATAGGAGATTCTTATCACTGGAAAGGTGATGATAGTGAAGGAGAGCAATCCATCACAGCAATTAGCCCCAATGAAAAACTGGTTACCCAGCTTCATTTCATAAAACCTTTTGAGGGAACTGCAAAAAGTAATATTGTATTGGCTTCGGAAGGGAATGGAACAAAAGTAACCTGGATGATAGATAATGAACTGAATGCTATGATGAAAATAATGAGGCCTATGATGAACAGCAATATGGACAAGATGTTCGGCCAGGGACTGAATGATCTGAAGAAATTATCGGAAAAATAA
- a CDS encoding nitroreductase family protein: MNKAEVLKEIIEQRRSIFPKDYTDAEISQEVIDEILHSATLAPNHKRTKPWRFKIFKGEEKAKLASEMQAIYKATQPEQLFLEKKYNDIGFKINKANVVVSIVVNFSGMVPEWEEIAATSMAVQNMYLSCTANNIGCYWSSPKIVDELKESLTIEENQKCLGLFYMGELD; this comes from the coding sequence ATGAATAAAGCAGAAGTTTTAAAAGAAATTATAGAGCAAAGACGAAGTATTTTTCCAAAGGATTATACTGACGCAGAAATTTCTCAGGAAGTTATTGATGAGATCTTACATTCGGCGACTTTAGCTCCCAATCATAAGCGTACCAAACCTTGGCGTTTCAAAATATTCAAAGGAGAAGAGAAGGCAAAATTGGCTTCAGAAATGCAGGCCATCTATAAAGCTACTCAACCTGAACAGTTATTCCTTGAAAAAAAATATAATGACATAGGGTTTAAAATCAATAAAGCCAATGTAGTGGTTTCTATTGTAGTGAATTTCAGTGGAATGGTTCCTGAATGGGAAGAAATTGCTGCCACTTCTATGGCCGTTCAGAATATGTACCTAAGCTGCACAGCCAATAATATAGGTTGCTACTGGAGTTCCCCTAAGATTGTTGATGAGCTGAAAGAATCTCTTACCATTGAAGAAAATCAAAAATGTCTGGGGCTTTTCTACATGGGAGAATTAGATTAA
- a CDS encoding WG repeat-containing protein, translating to MTKKLFIALFGVMIFNSVSAQIPISVPDFNTYKFSEGNKLGIRNREGILLKAEYDQIWERDKDLYSLTKSGKMNVFYLDRFILPTAVDEVNFISDAIVAVDKGEKSIYVLDTNNQYKFVLKTKNNLVVNNGFTLVLSDESGKKFFYFKNGASLPDKYSYSNIYNNVIMTSIDRKWGLIKDGREITPFIYDSMDTIGRFYKQRSDYGYLLRYKTAKYFIAELNQKFGIINVEGKIVLPIKYDKIVLDEETNTYTLYLNGKEEAFDGNK from the coding sequence ATGACTAAAAAACTATTTATAGCCTTGTTTGGGGTTATGATTTTTAACTCTGTCTCTGCTCAGATCCCTATATCAGTGCCTGATTTCAATACCTACAAATTTTCAGAAGGAAATAAACTGGGTATTAGAAATAGGGAAGGTATATTGCTAAAAGCAGAATATGACCAAATTTGGGAGCGTGATAAAGACCTTTATAGTCTTACTAAATCTGGTAAGATGAATGTTTTTTATTTGGATAGGTTTATTTTGCCTACCGCAGTAGATGAGGTAAACTTTATATCAGATGCTATAGTAGCAGTAGATAAAGGAGAGAAGTCTATTTATGTTCTTGATACCAATAATCAATACAAATTTGTTTTAAAGACAAAAAACAACCTTGTTGTGAACAATGGCTTTACGTTGGTTTTAAGTGATGAGTCAGGAAAGAAATTCTTTTATTTCAAAAACGGAGCATCTCTTCCAGATAAATATTCTTATTCCAATATTTATAATAATGTCATTATGACCTCCATTGACCGGAAATGGGGGCTGATAAAAGATGGAAGAGAAATTACACCTTTCATATATGATTCAATGGACACTATTGGGCGTTTTTATAAACAGAGAAGTGATTATGGATATCTGCTACGCTATAAAACAGCAAAATATTTTATTGCAGAACTCAATCAAAAGTTTGGAATCATAAATGTCGAAGGTAAAATAGTACTTCCTATTAAGTATGATAAGATTGTTCTGGATGAAGAAACCAATACCTATACCCTTTATTTGAATGGTAAGGAAGAAGCTTTTGATGGAAACAAATAA
- a CDS encoding 30S ribosomal protein S16: protein MSVKIRLQRHGKKGKPFFHIVVADSRARRDGRFIEKLGTYNPITNPATIELNVDSAVQWLNNGAQPTDTARAILSYKGALYKKHLQGGVAKGAFDQAEAEKRFNAWLEAKESKVQGKVDGLATAKSDAKKAALEAEVKVNEARVAAVAQAEADAKAAEEAANAPAEEVATEGEAAAETEENTEA from the coding sequence ATGTCAGTAAAAATCAGATTACAAAGACACGGTAAAAAAGGAAAACCTTTTTTCCACATCGTGGTTGCAGATTCTAGAGCTAGAAGAGATGGTAGATTCATCGAAAAACTAGGAACTTACAACCCAATTACTAACCCAGCAACTATCGAGTTGAACGTTGATTCTGCTGTACAGTGGTTAAACAACGGTGCTCAGCCTACTGATACTGCTAGAGCTATTTTATCTTACAAAGGTGCTCTTTACAAAAAACACTTACAAGGTGGTGTTGCTAAAGGTGCTTTTGATCAAGCTGAGGCTGAAAAAAGATTTAATGCTTGGTTAGAAGCTAAAGAATCTAAAGTACAAGGTAAAGTTGATGGTTTAGCTACTGCTAAATCTGATGCTAAAAAAGCTGCTTTAGAAGCTGAAGTAAAAGTAAATGAAGCTAGAGTTGCTGCTGTTGCACAAGCTGAAGCTGATGCTAAAGCTGCTGAAGAAGCTGCAAACGCACCTGCTGAAGAAGTGGCTACAGAAGGAGAAGCTGCTGCTGAAACTGAAGAAAACACTGAAGCTTAA
- the rimM gene encoding ribosome maturation factor RimM (Essential for efficient processing of 16S rRNA), with the protein MRKEDCYLLGKITRRHGLAGNVILKLDTDQPELYNKLESIFVEINGLLVPFFIEKSSWSKLDALNLAFKNSSEAMVDQVLGKSVYLPLTSLPKLSGKQFYYHEIIGFEILDENDNNCGVIRSVNDQTAQVYFITNLDGKEVVIPMIKDWILEVDREERTIKMVLPEGLIDVFLVPSKKDE; encoded by the coding sequence ATGCGTAAAGAAGATTGCTATTTGTTGGGGAAAATAACACGCAGACACGGACTTGCGGGCAACGTTATTCTAAAATTGGATACCGATCAGCCTGAGCTTTACAATAAATTGGAATCAATATTCGTTGAAATCAACGGATTATTGGTTCCATTTTTTATTGAAAAATCATCCTGGAGCAAACTAGATGCTCTGAATCTTGCATTCAAAAACTCTTCTGAAGCAATGGTAGATCAGGTTTTAGGTAAAAGTGTTTACCTTCCTTTGACTTCATTGCCTAAGCTTTCTGGAAAACAATTCTATTACCACGAAATCATCGGATTTGAAATTTTAGATGAAAATGACAACAACTGTGGCGTAATCAGATCTGTAAATGATCAGACAGCACAGGTATATTTCATCACCAATCTGGATGGAAAAGAAGTGGTTATTCCTATGATCAAAGACTGGATTCTTGAAGTTGATAGAGAGGAAAGAACCATCAAAATGGTACTTCCTGAAGGTCTTATTGATGTTTTTCTAGTTCCTTCTAAGAAAGACGAATAA
- a CDS encoding serine hydrolase domain-containing protein, translated as MKPILLLILIFTFHLHQGQNKNIINPEKIENPIQKKYSGKIVFLNKNIALENLKDSDILTSSIFQENGDLGIHAYFDNSLVNYLHQIEPALTIDELLKNGNYQFSFLVDGRLIYTENLNPGAGTPENKKMKTTVRIPLISSKNEDSWGRYLWMRFYRQNNGIDALTSGNHILKIEIRPYLKGVTVKTGSIIAQGELNLNVPQKNISEQQTAVQPIQPNQEWKISKEKLDTNTIRNLNQKIAEERFKSITSIVVIKNEKLLLEEYFNGSGRDSLQDTRSVGKTFASTLMGIAIQEGFLKNEDQHLKEFYDLKSFENYSSRKDSVTIKSLLTMSSGFDGNDQDSESPGNEENMYPTDNWVKFTLNLPMTENKIGKNWNYFTAGVVVAGDILDKSLPKGLKEYADKKLFQPLGIKNYKWQLTPQQKPSLAGGLRMRTLDFAKFGQLYKNKGIWNGKMILNTEWIKKSFTNYFTDNKDFEGYGYLFWRKIYTMGNKNLEAYQCSGNGGNKIIVFVDIPVVMVITATAYNKPYAHSQVDKIVEEYLLPALMTGNENFK; from the coding sequence ATGAAACCCATTCTATTATTGATCCTTATTTTCACTTTTCATCTACACCAGGGACAAAACAAAAATATAATCAATCCCGAAAAAATTGAGAATCCTATTCAGAAAAAATATTCCGGAAAAATTGTTTTTCTTAACAAAAATATAGCCCTTGAAAATCTGAAAGACTCAGATATTCTTACTTCTTCTATATTCCAGGAAAATGGCGATCTGGGTATTCATGCCTATTTTGATAATTCTCTGGTTAATTATCTTCATCAAATTGAACCTGCCTTGACTATTGATGAACTCCTTAAAAACGGAAATTATCAATTCTCATTTCTGGTCGACGGAAGGCTTATTTATACAGAAAATCTCAATCCAGGTGCTGGAACTCCAGAAAATAAAAAAATGAAAACCACTGTAAGAATTCCTCTTATCAGCAGTAAGAATGAAGATTCATGGGGAAGATACTTATGGATGCGTTTTTATAGACAGAATAACGGAATTGATGCATTAACAAGTGGGAATCATATTTTAAAAATTGAAATCCGTCCTTACCTGAAAGGAGTTACAGTAAAGACAGGGTCTATTATTGCTCAAGGAGAATTAAATCTCAATGTTCCACAAAAAAATATTTCAGAGCAGCAGACAGCTGTTCAACCTATTCAGCCTAACCAAGAATGGAAAATATCTAAGGAAAAACTGGATACTAACACAATCAGAAATCTGAATCAAAAAATTGCAGAAGAAAGATTCAAAAGTATTACCAGCATTGTCGTTATTAAAAATGAGAAGCTCCTTCTGGAAGAATATTTTAATGGATCGGGAAGAGATTCTTTACAGGATACACGTTCGGTTGGAAAAACATTTGCTTCTACATTGATGGGAATCGCTATCCAAGAGGGTTTTCTTAAAAACGAAGATCAGCATCTGAAAGAATTTTATGATTTAAAATCATTTGAAAATTATTCATCCCGAAAAGATAGTGTTACCATAAAAAGCCTATTAACAATGAGTTCAGGTTTTGATGGGAATGATCAGGATTCTGAGTCTCCAGGGAACGAAGAAAATATGTATCCTACTGATAATTGGGTGAAATTTACCTTGAATTTACCTATGACTGAAAACAAAATCGGAAAAAACTGGAATTATTTCACAGCAGGAGTTGTCGTAGCAGGTGATATTTTAGATAAATCGCTTCCCAAAGGATTGAAAGAATATGCTGATAAAAAATTATTTCAGCCTCTTGGAATCAAAAACTACAAATGGCAACTTACTCCTCAACAAAAGCCTTCTTTAGCAGGTGGCCTACGAATGAGAACATTAGATTTTGCAAAATTCGGGCAATTGTATAAAAATAAAGGGATCTGGAATGGAAAAATGATCTTAAATACAGAGTGGATAAAGAAATCTTTCACGAACTATTTCACAGATAACAAAGATTTTGAAGGCTATGGGTATTTGTTCTGGAGAAAAATATATACAATGGGAAACAAAAATCTGGAAGCTTATCAGTGTAGTGGGAATGGTGGAAACAAGATCATTGTATTTGTAGATATCCCGGTTGTGATGGTTATTACAGCGACAGCATATAATAAGCCTTACGCTCATTCACAAGTTGACAAAATCGTAGAAGAATATCTTTTACCAGCCTTAATGACGGGTAATGAAAATTTCAAATAA
- a CDS encoding helix-turn-helix domain-containing protein, with translation MKQPLRFNSITDFHTFCNLPKPEHPLISLIDYSRVHYIVEDEELKWIQNFYSIGLKKNVNPKFNYGQQQYDFDSGVLCFVSPQQFLSLEIRKDVQVEPTGFLLLIHPDFLWNTSLTKKIKSYDFFSYQVKEALFLSDKEEKIIVEILKNIEREYQSNTDKFTQELIIAQIELLLIYSDRFYERQFFTRKKSSHELLYKFEDILSRYFEGGNLIENGIPSVKCIADQMNISPNYLGTLLRLHTQQNTQQHIQNKLIDSAKERLSTTRLSVSEIAYELGFEHPQSFSKLFKQKTNQSPGEFRKLFN, from the coding sequence ATGAAACAGCCCCTTCGTTTTAATTCTATTACAGATTTTCATACTTTCTGTAATCTTCCCAAGCCTGAGCATCCTCTGATCAGCCTGATAGATTATAGTAGAGTACATTATATCGTAGAAGATGAAGAGTTGAAATGGATTCAGAATTTTTATTCGATCGGTTTGAAGAAGAATGTGAATCCGAAATTCAATTATGGTCAGCAACAATATGATTTTGATTCAGGAGTATTGTGCTTTGTTTCGCCACAGCAGTTTTTAAGTCTGGAAATAAGAAAGGATGTCCAAGTAGAACCGACAGGATTTTTATTGCTGATTCACCCTGATTTTCTTTGGAACACGTCATTAACAAAAAAAATAAAATCTTACGATTTCTTCAGCTACCAGGTAAAAGAAGCTCTCTTTCTTTCAGATAAAGAAGAAAAAATTATTGTTGAAATTCTTAAAAATATTGAACGTGAATATCAGTCGAACACTGATAAATTTACACAAGAGCTGATTATTGCACAGATTGAGTTATTGTTGATTTATTCTGACCGTTTTTATGAACGTCAGTTTTTTACCCGAAAAAAATCAAGCCATGAATTGCTCTATAAATTTGAAGATATTCTCTCCAGATATTTTGAGGGCGGAAACCTTATAGAAAATGGAATTCCCTCTGTGAAATGTATAGCCGACCAGATGAATATTTCACCCAATTACCTTGGAACCCTACTTCGTCTTCATACACAGCAAAACACACAACAGCATATTCAAAATAAATTAATTGATTCTGCGAAAGAACGTTTAAGCACTACCCGTTTATCCGTGAGTGAAATTGCTTACGAACTCGGTTTTGAACATCCGCAGTCTTTCAGTAAGCTATTTAAACAAAAAACAAATCAGTCACCGGGAGAATTTAGAAAGCTATTCAATTAA